The Mustela nigripes isolate SB6536 chromosome 4, MUSNIG.SB6536, whole genome shotgun sequence genome includes a window with the following:
- the LOC132016275 gene encoding WW domain-binding protein 11-like encodes MSFPQPQQRDKLYLAVSESREVSRAETTRVLRASLPQVSCRPTSGSRPPLGSASGHKALGALWAARASGSPAARPSRVPGPSAGRAPSAPSHPRATPRVTQPGIGARGPRPSRARPGGKHGQATRPKSSPACPPQHVSFCLARGSSPRPLVLGPLRWGLAPPRGGNRPPPFLPPASSASPGGGRVSSRPSPALAKVKLSRWRSFLALSARSQLPQPGQFEVSTAGDKRVRVSPSWCSRGERQQARRTPGAPIPRTLRTPPRAARGKSATPSSQSLPRLT; translated from the coding sequence CTTTACCTTGCGGTGTCCGAGAGCCGCGAAGTCAGTCGCGCAGAGACCACCCGCGTACTCCGCGCCTCGCTGCCGCAAGTCAGCTGTCGCCCCACATCTGGCTCGCGCCCTCCACTGGGTTCCGCATCTGGTCACAAAGCGCTCGGGGCGCTCTGGGCGGCGAGAGCGTCCGGGTCACCTGCGGCGAGGCCGAGCCGAGTGCCGGGTCCGTCAGCCGGCCGCGCTCCCTCCGCCCCTTCTCACCCGCGCGCTACCCCGCGGGTGACTCAGCCAGGCATCGGCGCGCGCGGCCCGCGGCCGTCCCGGGCGCGTCCAGGCGGGAAGCACGGCCAGGCGACCCGACCGAAGAGCTCTCCCGCCTGCCCGCCCCAGCACGTGTCCTTCTGTCTCGCGCGGGGTAGTTCGCCTCGTCCGCTGGTCCTAGGACCGCTGAGGTGGGGACTGGCACCACCCAGAGGGGGAAATCGGCCCCCGCCCTTCCTGCCGCCCGCGAGCAGCGCCAGTCCCGGCGGGGGTCGCGtttcctcccgcccctcccccgccctcgcCAAGGTGAAACTTTCTAGGTGGAGAAGTTTTCTCGCCCTGTCTGCGCGCTCTCAACTCCCCCAGCCGGGGCAGTTTGAAGTTAGCACAGCGGGAGATAAGCGAGTCCGAGTCTCCCCCTCCTGGTGCTCGCGCGGCGAGCGTCAGCAGGCGCGCAGGACGCCAGGGGCGCCTATTCCGCGCACACTCCGCACACCCCCGCGCGCTGCCAGAGGGAAGAGCGCGACGCCCAGTTCCCAGTCTCTCCCACGGCTGACTTAG